The proteins below are encoded in one region of Cucurbita pepo subsp. pepo cultivar mu-cu-16 chromosome LG10, ASM280686v2, whole genome shotgun sequence:
- the LOC111803782 gene encoding auxin response factor 3-like isoform X1: MGALIDLNTTEEDESPSSAASSVSSSSASALTSSPSPSLTSSICLELWHACAGPLTSLPKKGNLVVYLPQGHLEQMQEFPATPSDLPPHILCRVIDVQLHQAEAGSDEVYAQVSLLPENEQMEHKMQEEMSNDIEEEDVEEGEKTTTPHMFCKTLTASDTSTHGGFSVPRRAAEDCFPPLDYNQQRPSQELVAKDLLGLKWKFRHIYRGQPRRHLLTTGWSAFVNKKRLVSGDAVLFLRGNDGELRLGIRRAAQLKSGSTFSNICSQKLNSSSIMDVVNAISSKSSFSVCYNPRATSSQFVLPFHKFLKSMNRSFSVGMRFRLSFETEDAADLRHTGHITGIGDVDPIGWPGSRWRSLMVRWDDGEINRHGRVSPWEIEPSGSVSMSSNLVPPGLKRSRIGLSSTKLEFPVPHGIGATDFGESLRFHKVLQGQEILGYNTPTDCDDNTRYHPPEKRRLLPDLHGSGIALMRNGPRNRLINSETSSRGFVFDESFQFQKVLQGQEIFPGPFYGRAMATNEVKESGGCGPVDGFRLSTTRDGWPTTMQCENFHTRSSIPSAQVSSPSSVFMFQQSMVPVLSFDSHNRGIMNKSTSHNSGTAFMTDNSMCPTSLGELNLLGLSHPSTTTASAFSGSKDLSSTTKAGCRLFGFSLTEEKNVGNTDKGSPATTPIHAGTTIGAQCPLKSPLMSKVVGSNCTKQERWDKKECHGLINLICIVMQGALQYHYANYSTYY; this comes from the exons ATGGGTGCTCTCATCGATCTTAATACCactgaagaagatgaatctCCCTCTTCTGCTgcttcctctgtttcttcttcctctgcttcTGCTCTGACCTCCTCTCCTTCGCCTTCTCTTACCTCTTCTATTTGCTTGGAGCTATGGCATGCTTGTGCTGGCCCTCTCACCTCTTTGCCCAAGAAAGGGAACTTGGTTGTCTACTTGCCGCAGGGTCACTTGGAGCAGATGCAAGAATTTCCGGCTACGCCCTCTGATCTCCCTCCCCACATCCTCTGTCGCGTCATTGATGTTCAGCTTCAC CAGGCTGAGGCTGGGAGTGACGAGGTTTATGCTCAGGTTTCATTGCTTCCTGAAAACGAG CAAATGGAGCACAAGATGCAGGAAGAGATGAGCAATGACATTGAGGAGGAGGATGTTGAAGAAGGTGAGAAGACCACAACACCTCACATGTTCTGCAAGACCCTTACTGCTTCAGACACCAGTACTCATGGAGGATTCTCCGTCCCCAGGCGTGCAGCGGAGGATTGCTTCCCGCCATTG GATTATAATCAACAGAGGCCTTCACAAGAGCTTGTTGCAAAGGATCTCCTTGGGCTAAAATGGAAGTTCAGGCACATATATCGTG GGCAGCCTAGAAGGCATTTGCTAACCACTGGATGGAGTGCATTTGTGAACAAGAAAAGGCTTGTTTCTGGTGATGCAGTGCTTTTTCTTAG GGGAAACGATGGTGAATTAAGACTGGGAATACGAAGAGCTGCACAGCTTAAAAGTGGTTCtacattttctaatatttgcAGTCAGAAGCTCAATTCTAGTAGTATCATGGATGTGGTTAATGCAATATCTTCCAAAAGTTCCTTCAGCGTATGCTACAATCCTAG GGCTACCTCTTCACAGTTTGTCTTGCCTTTTCATAAGTTCTTGAAGAGCATGAACCGTTCCTTCTCTGTTGGAATGAGGTTTAGGCTGAGTTTCGAAACCGAAGATGCTGCTGATCTGAG ACACACTGGACATATAACTGGAATTGGCGATGTTGATCCTATTGGATGGCCGGGATCACGGTGGAGGTCCCTTATG GTGAGGTGGGACGATGGCGAAATCAACAGGCATGGCAGGGTTTCGCCTTGGGAGATCGAGCCCTCTGGTTCTGTTTCTATGTCTAGCAACTTGGTTCCACCTGGTCTGAAAAGATCCAGGATTGGTCTCTCTTCCACAAAACTAGAGTTTCCAGTTCCAC ATGGGATTGGAGCAACAGACTTTGGTGAATCTTTAAGGTTCCATAAGGTCTTGCAAGGTCAAGAAATTTTAGGCTACAATACTCCCACTGACTGTGATGACAACACTCGTTATCATCCACCTGAGAAGAGGAGATTGTTGCCTGACTTACATGGTTCTGGTATAGCTCTGATGAGAAATGGTCCCAGAAACCGACTTATCAACTCCGAAACTTCCTCACGGGGTTTCGTGTTTGATGAATCCTTCCAATTCCAAAAGGTCTTGCAAGGTCAAGAAATATTTCCAGGTCCCTTTTATGGTAGGGCCATGGCCACCAATGAAGTTAAGGAAAGTGGTGGTTGCGGTCCTGTCGATGGTTTTCGATTGTCTACGACTAGAGATGGATGGCCCACGACAATGCAATGTGAAAATTTCCACACACGCTCTTCCATTCCTTCTGCTCAAGTCTCATCACCATCTTCTGTATTCATGTTTCAGCAGTCAATGGTTCCTGTTCTAAGCTTTGATTCACATAACCGTGGGATTATGAACAAAAGTACATCCCATAATTCTGGGACAGCATTTATGACCGACAATAGCATGTGTCCCACTTCATTGGGCGAGCTGAATCTGCTGGGCCTATCCCATCCTTCTACAACAACAGCTTCAGCGTTTTCAGGCAGTAAAGATCTGTCTTCAACTACCAAAGCTGGCTGCAGATTGTTTGGGTTTTCATTGACAGAGGAAAAGAATGTTGGGAATACAGACAAGGGTTCTCCAGCAACAACTCCCATTCATGCAGGAACCAC
- the LOC111803782 gene encoding auxin response factor 3-like isoform X4: MGALIDLNTTEEDESPSSAASSVSSSSASALTSSPSPSLTSSICLELWHACAGPLTSLPKKGNLVVYLPQGHLEQMQEFPATPSDLPPHILCRVIDVQLHQAEAGSDEVYAQVSLLPENEQMEHKMQEEMSNDIEEEDVEEGEKTTTPHMFCKTLTASDTSTHGGFSVPRRAAEDCFPPLDYNQQRPSQELVAKDLLGLKWKFRHIYRGQPRRHLLTTGWSAFVNKKRLVSGDAVLFLRGNDGELRLGIRRAAQLKSGSTFSNICSQKLNSSSIMDVVNAISSKSSFSVCYNPRATSSQFVLPFHKFLKSMNRSFSVGMRFRLSFETEDAADLRHTGHITGIGDVDPIGWPGSRWRSLMVRWDDGEINRHGRVSPWEIEPSGSVSMSSNLVPPGLKRSRIGLSSTKLEFPVPHGIGATDFGESLRFHKVLQGQEILGYNTPTDCDDNTRYHPPEKRRLLPDLHGSGIALMRNGPRNRLINSETSSRGFVFDESFQFQKVLQGQEIFPGPFYGRAMATNEVKESGGCGPVDGFRLSTTRDGWPTTMQCENFHTRSSIPSAQVSSPSSVFMFQQSMVPVLSFDSHNRGIMNKSTSHNSGTAFMTDNSMCPTSLGELNLLGLSHPSTTTASAFSGSKDLSSTTKAGCRLFGFSLTEEKNVGNTDKGSPATTPIHAGTTIGAQCPLKSPLMSKVVGSNCTKGALQYHYANYSTYY, from the exons ATGGGTGCTCTCATCGATCTTAATACCactgaagaagatgaatctCCCTCTTCTGCTgcttcctctgtttcttcttcctctgcttcTGCTCTGACCTCCTCTCCTTCGCCTTCTCTTACCTCTTCTATTTGCTTGGAGCTATGGCATGCTTGTGCTGGCCCTCTCACCTCTTTGCCCAAGAAAGGGAACTTGGTTGTCTACTTGCCGCAGGGTCACTTGGAGCAGATGCAAGAATTTCCGGCTACGCCCTCTGATCTCCCTCCCCACATCCTCTGTCGCGTCATTGATGTTCAGCTTCAC CAGGCTGAGGCTGGGAGTGACGAGGTTTATGCTCAGGTTTCATTGCTTCCTGAAAACGAG CAAATGGAGCACAAGATGCAGGAAGAGATGAGCAATGACATTGAGGAGGAGGATGTTGAAGAAGGTGAGAAGACCACAACACCTCACATGTTCTGCAAGACCCTTACTGCTTCAGACACCAGTACTCATGGAGGATTCTCCGTCCCCAGGCGTGCAGCGGAGGATTGCTTCCCGCCATTG GATTATAATCAACAGAGGCCTTCACAAGAGCTTGTTGCAAAGGATCTCCTTGGGCTAAAATGGAAGTTCAGGCACATATATCGTG GGCAGCCTAGAAGGCATTTGCTAACCACTGGATGGAGTGCATTTGTGAACAAGAAAAGGCTTGTTTCTGGTGATGCAGTGCTTTTTCTTAG GGGAAACGATGGTGAATTAAGACTGGGAATACGAAGAGCTGCACAGCTTAAAAGTGGTTCtacattttctaatatttgcAGTCAGAAGCTCAATTCTAGTAGTATCATGGATGTGGTTAATGCAATATCTTCCAAAAGTTCCTTCAGCGTATGCTACAATCCTAG GGCTACCTCTTCACAGTTTGTCTTGCCTTTTCATAAGTTCTTGAAGAGCATGAACCGTTCCTTCTCTGTTGGAATGAGGTTTAGGCTGAGTTTCGAAACCGAAGATGCTGCTGATCTGAG ACACACTGGACATATAACTGGAATTGGCGATGTTGATCCTATTGGATGGCCGGGATCACGGTGGAGGTCCCTTATG GTGAGGTGGGACGATGGCGAAATCAACAGGCATGGCAGGGTTTCGCCTTGGGAGATCGAGCCCTCTGGTTCTGTTTCTATGTCTAGCAACTTGGTTCCACCTGGTCTGAAAAGATCCAGGATTGGTCTCTCTTCCACAAAACTAGAGTTTCCAGTTCCAC ATGGGATTGGAGCAACAGACTTTGGTGAATCTTTAAGGTTCCATAAGGTCTTGCAAGGTCAAGAAATTTTAGGCTACAATACTCCCACTGACTGTGATGACAACACTCGTTATCATCCACCTGAGAAGAGGAGATTGTTGCCTGACTTACATGGTTCTGGTATAGCTCTGATGAGAAATGGTCCCAGAAACCGACTTATCAACTCCGAAACTTCCTCACGGGGTTTCGTGTTTGATGAATCCTTCCAATTCCAAAAGGTCTTGCAAGGTCAAGAAATATTTCCAGGTCCCTTTTATGGTAGGGCCATGGCCACCAATGAAGTTAAGGAAAGTGGTGGTTGCGGTCCTGTCGATGGTTTTCGATTGTCTACGACTAGAGATGGATGGCCCACGACAATGCAATGTGAAAATTTCCACACACGCTCTTCCATTCCTTCTGCTCAAGTCTCATCACCATCTTCTGTATTCATGTTTCAGCAGTCAATGGTTCCTGTTCTAAGCTTTGATTCACATAACCGTGGGATTATGAACAAAAGTACATCCCATAATTCTGGGACAGCATTTATGACCGACAATAGCATGTGTCCCACTTCATTGGGCGAGCTGAATCTGCTGGGCCTATCCCATCCTTCTACAACAACAGCTTCAGCGTTTTCAGGCAGTAAAGATCTGTCTTCAACTACCAAAGCTGGCTGCAGATTGTTTGGGTTTTCATTGACAGAGGAAAAGAATGTTGGGAATACAGACAAGGGTTCTCCAGCAACAACTCCCATTCATGCAGGAACCAC
- the LOC111803782 gene encoding auxin response factor 3-like isoform X3: protein MGALIDLNTTEEDESPSSAASSVSSSSASALTSSPSPSLTSSICLELWHACAGPLTSLPKKGNLVVYLPQGHLEQMQEFPATPSDLPPHILCRVIDVQLHQAEAGSDEVYAQVSLLPENEQMEHKMQEEMSNDIEEEDVEEGEKTTTPHMFCKTLTASDTSTHGGFSVPRRAAEDCFPPLDYNQQRPSQELVAKDLLGLKWKFRHIYRGQPRRHLLTTGWSAFVNKKRLVSGDAVLFLRGNDGELRLGIRRAAQLKSGSTFSNICSQKLNSSSIMDVVNAISSKSSFSVCYNPRATSSQFVLPFHKFLKSMNRSFSVGMRFRLSFETEDAADLRHTGHITGIGDVDPIGWPGSRWRSLMVRWDDGEINRHGRVSPWEIEPSGSVSMSSNLVPPGLKRSRIGLSSTKLEFPVPHGIGATDFGESLRFHKVLQGQEILGYNTPTDCDDNTRYHPPEKRRLLPDLHGSGIALMRNGPRNRLINSETSSRGFVFDESFQFQKVLQGQEIFPGPFYGRAMATNEVKESGGCGPVDGFRLSTTRDGWPTTMQCENFHTRSSIPSAQVSSPSSVFMFQQSMVPVLSFDSHNRGIMNKSTSHNSGTAFMTDNSMCPTSLGELNLLGLSHPSTTTASAFSGSKDLSSTTKAGCRLFGFSLTEEKNVGNTDKGSPATTPIHAGTTIGAQCPLKSPLMSKVVGSNCTKVSNISARAVEAIYFA from the exons ATGGGTGCTCTCATCGATCTTAATACCactgaagaagatgaatctCCCTCTTCTGCTgcttcctctgtttcttcttcctctgcttcTGCTCTGACCTCCTCTCCTTCGCCTTCTCTTACCTCTTCTATTTGCTTGGAGCTATGGCATGCTTGTGCTGGCCCTCTCACCTCTTTGCCCAAGAAAGGGAACTTGGTTGTCTACTTGCCGCAGGGTCACTTGGAGCAGATGCAAGAATTTCCGGCTACGCCCTCTGATCTCCCTCCCCACATCCTCTGTCGCGTCATTGATGTTCAGCTTCAC CAGGCTGAGGCTGGGAGTGACGAGGTTTATGCTCAGGTTTCATTGCTTCCTGAAAACGAG CAAATGGAGCACAAGATGCAGGAAGAGATGAGCAATGACATTGAGGAGGAGGATGTTGAAGAAGGTGAGAAGACCACAACACCTCACATGTTCTGCAAGACCCTTACTGCTTCAGACACCAGTACTCATGGAGGATTCTCCGTCCCCAGGCGTGCAGCGGAGGATTGCTTCCCGCCATTG GATTATAATCAACAGAGGCCTTCACAAGAGCTTGTTGCAAAGGATCTCCTTGGGCTAAAATGGAAGTTCAGGCACATATATCGTG GGCAGCCTAGAAGGCATTTGCTAACCACTGGATGGAGTGCATTTGTGAACAAGAAAAGGCTTGTTTCTGGTGATGCAGTGCTTTTTCTTAG GGGAAACGATGGTGAATTAAGACTGGGAATACGAAGAGCTGCACAGCTTAAAAGTGGTTCtacattttctaatatttgcAGTCAGAAGCTCAATTCTAGTAGTATCATGGATGTGGTTAATGCAATATCTTCCAAAAGTTCCTTCAGCGTATGCTACAATCCTAG GGCTACCTCTTCACAGTTTGTCTTGCCTTTTCATAAGTTCTTGAAGAGCATGAACCGTTCCTTCTCTGTTGGAATGAGGTTTAGGCTGAGTTTCGAAACCGAAGATGCTGCTGATCTGAG ACACACTGGACATATAACTGGAATTGGCGATGTTGATCCTATTGGATGGCCGGGATCACGGTGGAGGTCCCTTATG GTGAGGTGGGACGATGGCGAAATCAACAGGCATGGCAGGGTTTCGCCTTGGGAGATCGAGCCCTCTGGTTCTGTTTCTATGTCTAGCAACTTGGTTCCACCTGGTCTGAAAAGATCCAGGATTGGTCTCTCTTCCACAAAACTAGAGTTTCCAGTTCCAC ATGGGATTGGAGCAACAGACTTTGGTGAATCTTTAAGGTTCCATAAGGTCTTGCAAGGTCAAGAAATTTTAGGCTACAATACTCCCACTGACTGTGATGACAACACTCGTTATCATCCACCTGAGAAGAGGAGATTGTTGCCTGACTTACATGGTTCTGGTATAGCTCTGATGAGAAATGGTCCCAGAAACCGACTTATCAACTCCGAAACTTCCTCACGGGGTTTCGTGTTTGATGAATCCTTCCAATTCCAAAAGGTCTTGCAAGGTCAAGAAATATTTCCAGGTCCCTTTTATGGTAGGGCCATGGCCACCAATGAAGTTAAGGAAAGTGGTGGTTGCGGTCCTGTCGATGGTTTTCGATTGTCTACGACTAGAGATGGATGGCCCACGACAATGCAATGTGAAAATTTCCACACACGCTCTTCCATTCCTTCTGCTCAAGTCTCATCACCATCTTCTGTATTCATGTTTCAGCAGTCAATGGTTCCTGTTCTAAGCTTTGATTCACATAACCGTGGGATTATGAACAAAAGTACATCCCATAATTCTGGGACAGCATTTATGACCGACAATAGCATGTGTCCCACTTCATTGGGCGAGCTGAATCTGCTGGGCCTATCCCATCCTTCTACAACAACAGCTTCAGCGTTTTCAGGCAGTAAAGATCTGTCTTCAACTACCAAAGCTGGCTGCAGATTGTTTGGGTTTTCATTGACAGAGGAAAAGAATGTTGGGAATACAGACAAGGGTTCTCCAGCAACAACTCCCATTCATGCAGGAACCAC
- the LOC111803782 gene encoding auxin response factor 3-like isoform X2, protein MGALIDLNTTEEDESPSSAASSVSSSSASALTSSPSPSLTSSICLELWHACAGPLTSLPKKGNLVVYLPQGHLEQMQEFPATPSDLPPHILCRVIDVQLHAEAGSDEVYAQVSLLPENEQMEHKMQEEMSNDIEEEDVEEGEKTTTPHMFCKTLTASDTSTHGGFSVPRRAAEDCFPPLDYNQQRPSQELVAKDLLGLKWKFRHIYRGQPRRHLLTTGWSAFVNKKRLVSGDAVLFLRGNDGELRLGIRRAAQLKSGSTFSNICSQKLNSSSIMDVVNAISSKSSFSVCYNPRATSSQFVLPFHKFLKSMNRSFSVGMRFRLSFETEDAADLRHTGHITGIGDVDPIGWPGSRWRSLMVRWDDGEINRHGRVSPWEIEPSGSVSMSSNLVPPGLKRSRIGLSSTKLEFPVPHGIGATDFGESLRFHKVLQGQEILGYNTPTDCDDNTRYHPPEKRRLLPDLHGSGIALMRNGPRNRLINSETSSRGFVFDESFQFQKVLQGQEIFPGPFYGRAMATNEVKESGGCGPVDGFRLSTTRDGWPTTMQCENFHTRSSIPSAQVSSPSSVFMFQQSMVPVLSFDSHNRGIMNKSTSHNSGTAFMTDNSMCPTSLGELNLLGLSHPSTTTASAFSGSKDLSSTTKAGCRLFGFSLTEEKNVGNTDKGSPATTPIHAGTTIGAQCPLKSPLMSKVVGSNCTKQERWDKKECHGLINLICIVMQGALQYHYANYSTYY, encoded by the exons ATGGGTGCTCTCATCGATCTTAATACCactgaagaagatgaatctCCCTCTTCTGCTgcttcctctgtttcttcttcctctgcttcTGCTCTGACCTCCTCTCCTTCGCCTTCTCTTACCTCTTCTATTTGCTTGGAGCTATGGCATGCTTGTGCTGGCCCTCTCACCTCTTTGCCCAAGAAAGGGAACTTGGTTGTCTACTTGCCGCAGGGTCACTTGGAGCAGATGCAAGAATTTCCGGCTACGCCCTCTGATCTCCCTCCCCACATCCTCTGTCGCGTCATTGATGTTCAGCTTCAC GCTGAGGCTGGGAGTGACGAGGTTTATGCTCAGGTTTCATTGCTTCCTGAAAACGAG CAAATGGAGCACAAGATGCAGGAAGAGATGAGCAATGACATTGAGGAGGAGGATGTTGAAGAAGGTGAGAAGACCACAACACCTCACATGTTCTGCAAGACCCTTACTGCTTCAGACACCAGTACTCATGGAGGATTCTCCGTCCCCAGGCGTGCAGCGGAGGATTGCTTCCCGCCATTG GATTATAATCAACAGAGGCCTTCACAAGAGCTTGTTGCAAAGGATCTCCTTGGGCTAAAATGGAAGTTCAGGCACATATATCGTG GGCAGCCTAGAAGGCATTTGCTAACCACTGGATGGAGTGCATTTGTGAACAAGAAAAGGCTTGTTTCTGGTGATGCAGTGCTTTTTCTTAG GGGAAACGATGGTGAATTAAGACTGGGAATACGAAGAGCTGCACAGCTTAAAAGTGGTTCtacattttctaatatttgcAGTCAGAAGCTCAATTCTAGTAGTATCATGGATGTGGTTAATGCAATATCTTCCAAAAGTTCCTTCAGCGTATGCTACAATCCTAG GGCTACCTCTTCACAGTTTGTCTTGCCTTTTCATAAGTTCTTGAAGAGCATGAACCGTTCCTTCTCTGTTGGAATGAGGTTTAGGCTGAGTTTCGAAACCGAAGATGCTGCTGATCTGAG ACACACTGGACATATAACTGGAATTGGCGATGTTGATCCTATTGGATGGCCGGGATCACGGTGGAGGTCCCTTATG GTGAGGTGGGACGATGGCGAAATCAACAGGCATGGCAGGGTTTCGCCTTGGGAGATCGAGCCCTCTGGTTCTGTTTCTATGTCTAGCAACTTGGTTCCACCTGGTCTGAAAAGATCCAGGATTGGTCTCTCTTCCACAAAACTAGAGTTTCCAGTTCCAC ATGGGATTGGAGCAACAGACTTTGGTGAATCTTTAAGGTTCCATAAGGTCTTGCAAGGTCAAGAAATTTTAGGCTACAATACTCCCACTGACTGTGATGACAACACTCGTTATCATCCACCTGAGAAGAGGAGATTGTTGCCTGACTTACATGGTTCTGGTATAGCTCTGATGAGAAATGGTCCCAGAAACCGACTTATCAACTCCGAAACTTCCTCACGGGGTTTCGTGTTTGATGAATCCTTCCAATTCCAAAAGGTCTTGCAAGGTCAAGAAATATTTCCAGGTCCCTTTTATGGTAGGGCCATGGCCACCAATGAAGTTAAGGAAAGTGGTGGTTGCGGTCCTGTCGATGGTTTTCGATTGTCTACGACTAGAGATGGATGGCCCACGACAATGCAATGTGAAAATTTCCACACACGCTCTTCCATTCCTTCTGCTCAAGTCTCATCACCATCTTCTGTATTCATGTTTCAGCAGTCAATGGTTCCTGTTCTAAGCTTTGATTCACATAACCGTGGGATTATGAACAAAAGTACATCCCATAATTCTGGGACAGCATTTATGACCGACAATAGCATGTGTCCCACTTCATTGGGCGAGCTGAATCTGCTGGGCCTATCCCATCCTTCTACAACAACAGCTTCAGCGTTTTCAGGCAGTAAAGATCTGTCTTCAACTACCAAAGCTGGCTGCAGATTGTTTGGGTTTTCATTGACAGAGGAAAAGAATGTTGGGAATACAGACAAGGGTTCTCCAGCAACAACTCCCATTCATGCAGGAACCAC